One Antennarius striatus isolate MH-2024 chromosome 17, ASM4005453v1, whole genome shotgun sequence genomic window carries:
- the ythdf2 gene encoding YTH domain-containing family protein 2 produces MSASSLLEQRPKGQANKVQNGAVTQKDTLNDDEFEPYLNTQARQSNAYTAMSDSYMPSYYSPSIGFSYSLNEAAWSTGGDPPMPYLASYGQLSNGEPHYLPDAMFGQPGPLGSNPFLGQHGFNFFPSGIDFSAWGNNSSQGQSGTPQSSGYSSSYAYAPSSLGGAMIDGQSPFAPAANEPLNKAPGMNSLDQGMAGLKIGGAAPGGNGDMAPKVVGSGLPGGGPLGPVSSVGPPSMPPVSIAPAKPASWADIASKPAKPQPKLKTKGGMAGANLPPPPIKHNMDIGTWDNKGTMPKAATPQQVPSIPTNGQPPNQTSPQPGATAVGNPQMPLSNGQLVPHVSQMGQHQLPPGQPGMAQMPQPPLSQGPPPPPIQQQQPSQPTRWVPPRNRANGFGDASGSGTGQSPPTSSGVGVVPGVPSEPHPVLEKLRMVNNYNPKDFDWNPKQGRVFIIKSYSEDDIHRSIKYNIWCSTEHGNKRLDAAYRSLGGKGPLYLLFSVNGSGHFCGVAEMRSPVDYSTSAGVWSQDKWKGRFDVRWIFVKDVPNSQLRHIRLENNENKPVTNSRDTQEVPLDKARQVLKIIAGYKHTTSIFDDFSHYEKRQEEEECVKKVEVQGSEPYPSNPSRSHYRLQERQGRVK; encoded by the exons ATGTCAGCCAGCAGCCTTCTCGAACAG AGACCGAAAGGCCAAGCAAACAAAG TGCAAAACGGAGCTGTGACCCAAAAGGATACTTTGAATGACGATGAGTTTGAGCCTTACCTGAATACTCAGGCCAGACAG agcaatGCCTATACGGCCATGTCAGACTCCTACATGCCCAGCTACTACAGCCCCTCCATAGGATTTTCCTACTCCCTGAATGAGGCAGCATGGTCCACAGGTGGGGACCCTCCTATGCCTTACCTGGCCTCCTATGGACAGCTGAGCAATGGAGAGCCCCACTACCTCCCGGACGCTATGTTTGGCCAGCCAGGCCCACTTGGGAGCAACCCCTTCCTTGGCCAGCATGGCTTCAACTTCTTCCCCAGTGGAATCGACTTCTCAGCGTGGGGCAACAACAGCTCTCAGGGACAGTCCGGGACACCGCAGAGCTCTGGCTACAGCAGCAGCTATGCATATGCTCCCAGCTCACTTGGGGGAGCTATGATCGATGGACAGTCCCCATTTGCACCCGCTGCCAATGAGCCTCTCAATAAGGCGCCTGGTATGAACAGCCTGGACCAGGGCATGGCGGGGCTTAAGATCGGCGGTGCTGCTCCTGGTGGTAATGGTGACATGGCTCCTAAGGTAGTTGGCTCCGGTTTACCTGGTGGGGGTCCCCTTGGCCCCGTGTCATCTGTAGGACCTCCCAGCATGCCTCCTGTCTCAATTGCCCCTGCCAAACCTGCCTCCTGGGCAGATATTGCCAGCAAGCCAGCCAAGCCCCAACCCAAGCTGAAAACCAAGGGTGGTATGGCTGGTGCCAATTTGCCTCCTCCGCCCATTAAACACAACATGGACATCGGCACTTGGGACAACAAGGGTACCATGCCTAAAGCTGCCACCCCTCAGCAGGTGCCCTCCATTCCCACCAACGGGCAGCCGCCCAATCAGACTTCCCCACAGCCTGGTGCTACCGCTGTAGGGAACCCACAAATGCCCCTCAGCAATGGACAGCTGGTACCTCATGTTTCCCAGATGGGGCAGCATCAGCTTCCACCTGGGCAACCAGGAATGGCACAAATGCCCCAGCCTCCTCTCTCCCagggtcctcctcctccaccaatcCAACAACAGCAACCCTCTCAACCCACTCGCTGGGTCCCTCCACGAAATCGGGCCAATGGATTTGGTGATGCCAGTGGAAGCGGAACAGGCCAATCACCTCCCACCTCCTCCGGTGTGGGTGTTGTTCCTGGGGTGCCCTCTGAGCCTCACCCAGTCTTAGAGAAGTTGCGAATGGTCAACAATTATAACCCCAAGGACTTTGACTGGAACCCCAAGCAGGGCAGGGTGTTTATAATAAAGAGCTACTCTGAGGATGACATTCACCGCTCCATTAAGTATAACATCTGGTGCAGCACCGAGCATGGAAACAAGAGGCTTGACGCTGCCTACCGTTCATTGGGTGGTAAAGGGCCGCTTTATCTTCTGTTCAGCGTCAATGGGAGTGGTCACTTCTGTGGCGTGGCAGAGATGCGCTCCCCCGTGGACTACAGCACGTCTGCCGGCGTTTGGTCACAGGACAAGTGGAAAGGTCGTTTCGATGTGCGCTGGATCTTTGTTAAGGACGTTCCCAACAGTCAGCTAAGGCACATTCGACTGGAGAACAACGAAAACAAGCCAGTGACCAACTCTCGGGACACACAGGAGGTACCGCTTGACAAGGCCAGGCAGGTGCTAAAGATCATCGCTGGATATAAACACACCACTTCCATCTTTGATGACTTTTCTCACTACGAGAAgcgtcaggaggaggaagagtgtgtgAAAAAG GTGGAGGTCCAAGGCAGCGAGCCATATCCCAGCAATCCAAGCAGGAGTCATTACAGGCTTCAG GAGCGCCAAGGACGAGTCAAGTAA